Within the Chrysemys picta bellii isolate R12L10 chromosome 17, ASM1138683v2, whole genome shotgun sequence genome, the region TGCTTCCCTGTGTTAGAGAGTTCCAGGAATCGTCACCCACCTCAGTAGTTTCCAACATCCCATCCCccttctctgggctcccctctgggaCACCTCTCCCTATGGTCCCTAGAGTGGGATCTGTCCCTGGTTCACGTGCACCTGTTGGCAGCTAACAGCCGGgacagttctctccctggcaggcattacacccccatcccttcctgaggtggtgTTGCCTACAGCTGCATTGCAGGAGCTGGTCTCAACCAACCTCCCACCTGGAAACATGTGGCTTTCCCCAGGTGTagaagaatcaaggagactctctTCCATTCCCTCAGCAGTTCCTGTGACCTTACCCTTTCCCTCGGGGGTCACAGCATAAAACTCCTTCTTGCTGCGGGCAAATACCTTAACCCAAAGCTACCCGGAAAACATTATTCCCAAGAAGCAGGTAAACTAGGGGGTGTTCCATTACTTTCCAAAACACTTTTCAAATCTTCCCAcaccacatggattttagctagtGGGTGGAGGAATCTGGTTTTGCCCACCCCAACAATCTCTGCCCTGTTCCAACAccaggagaaaggggaagggccGAAGTGAAATCAGGATCTCAGATTGACAGTgcccagggccaatggggagcTGCCAACACTCTATGTTAGTCCAAATGACAGGGCAGCAGACCAATGAGAGAGGCAGGAGCCCAGGGGCCcatcctctgtgtgagctggagctgcctgaggcagagcagggcagagttaaggggagCTAGGCTGGactgggggcagaggagagccagAGCCAGGGGGCCGAGCTCGGCTGGAGCAGCCGGGAGCTGTGGCAGCACAGACCAGCCGCACCAATGGGGAGCCAGGGCCAAGCTGCAGGGGGAGCCACGGGCCCAGAGCCGGGATAGCGGGCACCGGCCATATCCCGCGGTACCCTGCAGCTGAGAGCGACGAGCGGCTGGGGACAGCCAGGGGGACCTGGGAAGAGAGCCCAGCCCAGCGGCGGGGGGTGGTTATGGTTTAACAGGAGATGAAATGATTCACGGCGCTTCAACTTTTCATGTGTTAGAAGCTGGTTTATTGTCACTGCTCAGACGCTCCCAAGCAAAGCAAGCGCTAAGCCGCAGGGGCGCTGGGTTAGAGGCAAATCGCACTTGAATTAAAAACCCCTTTGTGGGACTCTGCGAACCACCTGACGGGTCCTTCCCAGGCTGGTGGGCGAGAAGTGGgaggctgccccctgctggggggcggAGGTGCTGCTCGGGCAGGCAGAAGCCGCAGGCGGGGTCAGTGATGGGCGCAGGGGCTGCCCCGAGGCTGCAGGGACTCAGGCTTTGAACCTGGGCCACTGGGTGATGATATTGTAGAGGGCGTTCCCGGGGCAGTCGGTCTGGCTCACGTTGCGATGCCCCTTCAGGGTGTAGCTGCTGCTTAGGGAGCCCCTGTTGACGGCgcattggatcaggctcttggCGGCGTTCAGGGCAGCAGCGTtgggggctctgcctgcaggACAGAACAGCCCCCTGTTAATCTCACCCTGGCCCTCGGCCCCTCTCTGCTGCCCAGGGGATGTGACTGTGGCCTGGATAAATAACCCCCCTCTGCCCACGCTCTCCATTGGCCACGTCAGTgtcactctccctcccccacgcATTGCGTTCAGTAttgcatccccctcctgcatTTGCCAAGATCCCTCTCCTTCGCCACCCTTTCCTGGCCCCgtgccccaacccgctgccccacgGAGGAGGAGCTTGACAACGGTGCAGCCCAGCGGGATGGTGGTGAGGCCAGCTGGGTTGGCCCCATGCCCCGGGTGTCAGGTTGGCAGGGGTGAGCAGCTGTGGGCGGGAGCCCTGCAGGAGGGATTCCCAGCTCCCCTCGGGGCCTAGCTGGGGAAATCCGTACAGACGGGACCCACGTACTGGAGAAGGTGCCCAGGAAGCTGAAGCCCAACGAATTACTGTTCCAGCCGTAGGCGTGGGCCCCCACgctgctccagcctctgccctCGTAGACTCTGCCGTCCTCGCCgatcaggaagctgcaggcagaGCGCAGTGTGAGACCCGCACAGGCACGTCAGccgcagcctcccctccccatcgcTCCCGGGAGCTCCCCCAGGGTCGTCACTGGCCCTGCCTGGGTTTGAACCTGGGACCCTCGGAGCTAGAAGCTCAATCCTCTACCATGGAGGTAAAAACTCACTGAAGAAAAAGGGACTGGattggcggggagggaggggggctaaCCTGAATGGCACTATTTGGCCATTAGGTGACGCTGTGTGTAACACCCCTTATGGAAGCAGCCCTGGGCCCCACCTGGACCCAGCTGGGGGGCGAGCAAGGGCTGTAGCCGGCCCAGATGTGGGGCAGGAGAACAGCGCTGGGACCCGCTGTCTTGCGTGTAAATTCCAGCTGGGTTTCCATCCCCCGATGTCGCCATCTCAAAACGTTTCATGGAGAAAAATCACCGGCCAGGTTTTCGTTGCGGGGTGTCAGGCCGGCCCCAGGGAAAGGCGTTGGTAACGCCAGCACGGGGCGGTGTCACAGACGAGCAGGGCGCAGGCCACGCGGCGTCTGTCGGCCAAGCTCCTGGCACAACCCAGGGGCTCCCTGTGGCCCTCCATCCCCGCACCAGCTACATGACTGATCCCTTCCCATCCATCCCCCGCTCTTCAGGGACTCCCTTAGcccccccatctctccctgcCAGGCCTctgtgcctccacccccctccccttatgcCAGGGTCCCATTCTCACCCCATGCCAGGCGCGCTCTGTGCCCTCCCATTTCCACCCACCATAGCTGGGGCTCGGAGCACACCCTCCCCAATTCCCTCTTTTCagccaaaaatattaaatataaaaatcaaatcTCTTCTATGGAgactccatccctcccccagctTTCCCCCGAGTGTAGTCTCTGCTGCCCCCCTGTGGCTGCCTGGGGGCAGTGGCCCTGAGTCTCCCCCATAGCTGTGGGGaagcctccaccccaccccgccctgcccccactcacttgTAGCCGATGTCGGACCAGCCGTTTGAGTCCATGTGATAGTTCTGGATGCCCCTGACCACCTGGCTGCAGGAGGCCTGTGAGGTGCAGGAAGTCCCTGCCGTGTGGTGGATGATGACGTAGGGCACTGGGGTGCTCAGCTGGGTCCTGCTTGTTGGGGCCCGGCCCCCCCACTGGGAGCGGGTGATGATGGTGGGGCAGCCTGTgccatgtgggggaggggagaaagggctgGATTAATGTgggtgccccccacctgccctagCCCACgcagcaggatcgggcccagggcTGGTGCTCTGAGTGGGGCCGCtgcaatggggtgggggtggggccagcaaAGGCCGTGCACGGCGCAGGGAGGACGCGCAGCCCTGCGTTAAATGTGACGGGACTGGAGAGAGGCCTGGCCAGGAGCCTGCTCGCCATGCAGCAGCATCCGCCGCTGGCAGTAAAGGGGCGAATGGGGAGCCaggccaggctggagggaggccaAACAAGGGCTGGACTGGAGATGGCAGGTGGGGCTGGTGCTCTGAACTCACCCCGGGCTGGGGAAGCTCCCGCCCAGGGTGTGCGGCTCAGTGCCCGTTggtctcctctgccccctccgGTCATTTGTATCCCTCCAGCCTGTCCCCTCCGCTGTGCAgcctttctcctctctctgcatCCGGGAGGCTCTCCGGGCCCCTGGTGCTTGTTGTCTCCCACTGCTGAGCCCTTTGTCCCTCCTGCCAGGTCCCTTCAGAGACGGGGTGTGAAGGATCGAGCCCGATGTCCCAGGAACTGGACCTGACCCTGAGAAAAGGCTCGTTGTGGAAAATGAGCCAGTGGAACTCGCTGCCACAGGATGACACTGAGGCCAAGTGCAGGATCCAGCAAAGGTGTGTGACGCTCTAGGATCAGCTCCCCGTGGGTAGGGTGAGGGTCCTCGTCCCTTGGACTGATGAACTCTAGGGCTCTGGGAACAGGCAGCAGGGGACGACCCAGCCCTGCCTCATGGAGGGATGGGCTAGACGGAGAATGGGCATCTTCGGCTCTGCAGGGGCAGGTCCTGCCCTGGGTGCCAGGCCAGGGGACAGGTTAGTCGGGCGTCTCCATCATTAATTTCCCACTTGTGGGTTTCTGCTCCCTCCGTTCTCAGCTGCGTCAGGGATTCCCAGACTTGCCCTCTTCCCCGGCCCGGGGGATCCGAACTCACCGAGTGCTGCGGCGCAGAGCGCTGAGAACCACATAACCCACGTCAGCAGCATCCTCGTCCTCTCGCTCAGCCCTGTGGGGACATGTACCGGTCACAGCCGGCCTGACACCCGCAGAAAGGGGCAATGCTGGGCCGGAGCCAAACACCCCCAGAGCCCCTGGGTAGCAGATCCTCCTGCGCTCAGGCTGCcccgggctcccagcccagcctgtcGCCTGAGGGCAGAATCCCAGCCCTGCctagatccccctcccccccgagctcCCCGGGTCCCCATGGCAGCCCCTTGAGCAGCAGCTGCCTCGGCGTTGCCCCGGCTGTACTAACGCCGGcccagctggggctgtggggagaagagccgggctgggggcagaggtgtTCCATGGAGACTGGCGCCctgtggggtgcagaggggggctGGCATGTGCCCACCTGGATtcctgcagagctgggaggagagtGAACTCTGGGCACCAGCACCTGCTCCTCTCTATAAGTGCCTGAGAGGGctacgggggtgtgtgtgtgtggtgaggccAGGTAGTTGGTCAATAAATAATCGTGCCGATGCTGTTTGAGAGCCCAGCCACCGCAGAGGAACGATTGGGGGGATTTCACCAGGGGCTGCGGTTGCTGAAGACCAAGCCGGGCTCTTGCAGCAGGGCTCGGGGTCTGTAGCAGCACCAGGGCCGACAGACTGCGTCCGAGTGGGAGGGAGCGATTCTGGCCTGGCAGCGCGATCCCAGGGGCAGAACCTTCATCCCATCCTGGGCAAGGCTGGGCACAGAGCACAGCCCGGCCTGGAGAGCTGGGGAACGCCGCAGCGGGGGGACAGCACGTCAGCCACCGTCCGTGCCACCATTTCCTGCTCCGACCGATCCAGACACATTGTGTGCCCCAGCTCCCCTGAACTCCAACTGCAGGGCATTAAGGGAGCACCTGGAGGTCCCAACCTAGATCAGGGCTGTATTGGGCCGGGCgttgcccagacacacagtgaccgagatcagggccccgtcgtgccgggcgctgcccagacacacagtgactgagatcagggctccatctCACCGGGTGTTGTTAAGTGCTGAAGGTTGGAATGTCGTTTTCCACTAACGCTGTTTAGGCTGCCCGGTGCTTCTGTTCTTGGAGCTCCGATGTTATCAACACTAATAACAGACAAGGCAGCATGTGAATCCAGCAGACGTCAATGGTACTTAGAAAGAAAGACCACAGCCTGGTCTGGTGACAAAGGCCCTCAGCCAGGTTCACTGCCCTGAAGGCACAGTCctactgccctggctccatggttACAGGTTCACTAACACGAGTGCCCCGTGGCAAGGAGCGGCTCAGGCAGCAGCGGGAGTCACCGCTGTCCCCTGGGCCACACAAAGGGTGACAGCGAGGTACCCGAGAGTaatagactgagacaaacaacttGTGTCCCAGCTTACGTGTGTCACAAGATTCGTTTGTTACCTCCTCTGGGTCCTTTTGTCCTGGTTGGACAAAACCTCCCTCTTCATTATTTTGCACAAAAGTGAACTGTATTTGTATCAGCTAAGCTATATTTACGTAAATCTCTAGTGCCTAGGACACTAGCGACAACTTTGCCAAGTACCTGAACTGCACAGCAAACTTGTCAGCATTTGCTTTAACCCACGGCCTGACTTTGGTTCGCAGCCTCTGGTTCAGGCCTCAAATCTTGCcccaggcccagtgctccaggctctctgtGCTACCCCGgtcgctgcacagacacacggtgCCCGAGatcgggggcagggaagggatctGAGCCCACAGCTCCCACCTAGTAGTCaggcgagggcatggcaggcacACTTTGTCTTGGTGCCCCCTGTTGGTAGCCACTCCCACCCTGTGCTGTCTCGCCCTCCGGCTGGGTCACAGCTGTGTGCAGTAATGAGTCCAACAAATGCTAGTTCCGCTGTCCGGCAAAGGGCTTCAGGTATCACCCGTCCAAAGCCCCAGAGTCGGGAGTCTCTGGGATGTGGGTCTGCTTAGTCTTGAGTCACTAGTGTCAGGGACAGGCCGTGTGCCTCCAGCCCTGACTGGGGACCCCTGGCCCAACCTCTGCCCCGGGCTCCAGCAGGGTCCCAAGGCTGGCAGCTGAGACCTGCCCCTGGAGTGCTCTgcgtcccccccccacccttgcgGGTCCCTTCCCGGCGGCTCCCCAAGCCAGAGGGAGAAGCAAAAATGTGAACAACCCCGAGGAGACGTCTCCGACCTTGCAAATGTCCAGAGTCCTTCCCCTCAGCAGCTCAAGGAGCGCATCAGCTGGGCCTGCCGCCGGCTCCTTCTGCAGATCCCAGCTGTGCTCACCTCTGCTGGCATATTTAAAGGGAGctgctctctgctccctgccaaactcctcctcctctggctggGCAGCGTGAGACAGGGCACTGTTTTCTTAGcacgcccaccccaccccgcctcccGCTATTAATATCatcattaaggctaagatttcgtcacgggtatttttagtaaaagtgatGGACAGGTCAGGGGCAATACATAAAAATttacagcccgtgacctgtccatgacttttactatataaataacCCCGACTAGGGGGCCCCAGAACATCACTGCTGTGGGGGTCCGGGGCTGACGGTTAGCCCCTgccctggcagcagggactgcccctccccacccccagccacccctgctctgaGGCCCTGGGGACGGCTGCTTGGGCACTCCCTAGGGCGAAGCTGCCCTGGGACCGCTGCTCGGGCGCTTCCCGGGGCCAGCTGCCTCGGGACCGCCTGAGCCGCTGTCCCGAGCTGAgaaagtcatggaggtcacggaaagtcagagaatctgtgacttccgcgacctctgtgacagaactgcagccttcatcatcatcatcatcgtgaTGTTTTATGGCATTTGTGAAACACTTAATGATATTATTGGTTCTTTTTCCTTCCAGTGTTCCCGTCTGTGGGCTCCTAATATAATCATGTTTCTGGGATTTTGGTACATCAGGATCTGGCAAGAGAGGGGTCCCGGGGGTCCAGTGTATTGACTGGCCCTTTGGGGGGCTGTCTCCTAACTCCAAGACTGTACGTATGCAAAAAATCCAGCTCCTTTTTTGGGATTAccctgtgtttccccctcccagtaCTGAGTCCTTCCCTACCTCCTTTTCCtagagcagggattctcaaatgggggttgggacccctgagAAGGTCACAAGTTTATTTCATGGGGGGTCGCgacctgtcagcctccacctcaaatcccgctttgcctccaggatttataagagtgttaaatatataaaaaactggcttgctatgtgaaaggggtcactagtaccgaagtttgagaaccactgtcctagagggCTGGGATCAGTGATCTCTGCGTTGTGTGCATTTACCCTTTGATCAGATGTACCTTTTCCCAGAAGTTTTTCCACAGCTGATATCTGTGTCTCACCAGCCCTCCCCCTCAGTTGGGTCATTTGCATTCTCACAAACCACCACCTGGCAATTTTCTGGTCTCAAGTCCTCTTCTGTCACATTGGAGCTGCATCTTGGTTTCAAGAGACACAGTTACATTCCAAAAACTTGGCTGGCCCTTTTGGGAGTTGTCTCCCAACTCCAGAACTGTACATATGCAAAAAATCCCGCTTCCTTTTTGGGGTTACCCTCTGTTTCCACCTCCCGGAACtgagtcctgccctgccccctttcctaGAGGGCTGTGATCGGTGCTCTCTGGGCTACGTGTATTTTCCCTTTGATCAGATGTAACTTTTCCCAGCAGTTTTTCCACAGCTGATTTCTGTGTCTCATCAGCCTCCGGGAAGACACCCTCCCTCTATGTCATTCGGGTCATTTGCATTCTTACAAACCACCACCTGGCAATTTTCTGGTCTCAAGTCCTCTGCTATCATAGCACTTGGAGCTGCATCTTGGTTTAAAGAGACACTGTTACATTTCAAAAATTtatcagaaatagcatcctgaaaaacTGGGACCTGGATAGGGGCACCCTCCATCACCCctttctctccctggcaggcactACACCCTATCCCTTCGTGCGGtggtgttgcctccagctgcacTGCAGGAGTTGGTCTCAAGCACCCCACACGTGGAAGCATGTGGCTTTCCCCTGCTGCTgaagaatcaaggagactctctcccattctctcagcagttcctgagaccttACCCTTTCCCTTGGGGGTCCCAGCATAAAACTCCTTCTTGCTGCGGGAAAATACCTTAACCAGAGCTATATGGAAAAAGTCATTACCAAGAAGCAGGTCAAGTAGGAGGTGTTCTATTACCTCCACggtcaaaacactttccaaatgTTCCTACCTCACATGGATATTAGCTAGTGGTAGGAGGAATCTGGTTTCAGTcacccccacagtctctgccatttggccagcTAATATACAACTTTTGGTaccacactctgcttaaccagagagatctgggcccctgTATTCTTCTGCCCTAAGTATAACCTGCCATTAATTCGACAGCCTTAACATGCTCCAGATCTGGTTCTGAAGTGGCTAATCTCACAGAACCAATATGACAGGTTTCGattgccatgggggagggggtgggttcTGCGTTGAGGACAGCAGAACTAACATGAGCTCTTGGTTGCCGgcttcctcctagcacagggcatttattcGTCAGGTGATCGGTGGGATTACACTGATAGCACCTTTTGGACTCTTCTGTTTTGACAGGAGATTGGGATGAGGACTGGTTTGGGGGAGGTGAGTACCCAGCCTCCCAGCCACCCTCTGTCTTGCTAGAGATAAAATGGGATCCTCGTTTAAACCCCTATTTTGGTGCTTTGCTTTCAATAGATGCCTGGTCTGTTCAAAGGCATCAGCTGGGGACGCCGTCTCATCCACAGACTTCACGGCTTTGTCCCAAAGACACTGCTTCACATCCGCCTTACCTCTGCCTAGGAAATGCTCTTGGGCAACAAGATCAAACAATCGCAAAGTTGTGTTACAAGCTTGGAGGCTCTCACCCACTTTCCCATCAAATCTTCCATTTTGTTCCCACGTTCCCCATTACTCCTACCAATATCCCTTTTAATATTCCTACATTTAACTCTGTACATTTCAGGGGTAATCGGAAGCCTTTGAATTTACAATAGTCTAAAGCATCCTCTACGGGCATTTCAATGAATACATTAAGAGCTTTACCAGTTAATTTTCAATTCAGGGTAGGGACTTTCTTGGCATCAGGGATTTCATGCACTGCACAGCCTTTCAAAGGTGATCAGATCGTCAGCGATATCATCTGCCTCATTGTATGCAAGACATAAATGTTCCCAATTGTGGATTTTTGGCGTgatgggaactgcagggctcgGTGGGTTCTGGTCCTGCTTCTCTAGCAAGTGCAGTTGgtgttttcactctctttcctcccGCTCTCTTTCTGTTTCCCTTTCTTCctgctctctttccttctcctttaTCTCTAGGTCCTTCATTTCCAAACGTCTCTGGTGCTCTCTCGCTTTTTCTGCAACCTGCACTCTAAAAACTCCAACTTGGCAATGGCTTCACTGTTTTCAGgcattttcctgcttttctgtccctactcccctttcccgaaataagcaaacagaaaataacaaaccggtAGCCTCCTCCTGACGCTCCTTAGCCGCCACACTTAAAATCTTCACAGCAGTGTATGAAGCGCAAATCTTGCTCAGTACAACAAGCTGTGTGTATTTCaccctgccgactacgccactgggacgggatccccggggtgcagtctggggctgtgcccccttaactgtCTCCAGccggggctgtctctcacaatgctttgctagtgaccagcagcaaacccctgcaggcgctgtgatcactcagcacaaccgcatgtggagccccataCACCCAGCTGGATTGCATGAATGTTCCCAGAGCCAcgcatgaatcacacagagacaGGCACCAGAACCaaatcccccccagctcccagccttgtacctcaggaatagaCCGTCTGGCACGGTTCATCTTGAGCCGTGCAAACGTATTCATTGGTTCCCCACGTCACCAATGGAAAGTGGAtctacaccagcctttgtaaacctgagcagatttaccaaacacttcaggcaaactcgctggtaaagataaacagtaaaagaagtttattgactacaaaagagagattttaagtgattataagtgataggcaaaaagtcagttacttaccaaaggaaaataaaagaataagcgcgcagtctaaactctcaaccctattagactggataacatctagattaagcagtttttgtcaccccactggatattgcagttcatagtacacagatttcacccttgcaacctgggccagtcccctctgttggagtcttcaggcTTCTGAGTGTCCTTCTTGCTTGCAGTGTAGGTCGGGGAAGGACAAAGGCCAAGTATAGGGCCACTGTTCTGTTTGATACCCTTAGTCCCTGTGCTTGCAGAACTAAAGTCCAGGCGTGTCTGGTGGGtgttgctgagtcacaaggtgaagCAATACCCCAATGTGTCTCCTGtgagtgagtcattgaattgtaactctTCTGCTGGACAATGACTGGTGATATCTGTTCAGCACCCACCCGGGCGTTGGTTACCTCTTCTCTTGTCGTAGTCTCTGGAGAGGTAGTATCTGGGCGCTTCCCAACCCCACCGCaagttttagtgacaaccatataACACAATTCTCATATCTTCATATGCATtcattaattttatatatatatattgaacaGTGGGTTGCAGCAGATCGCAACCTTTCACATAATACCTTACAAAGCATGCTTTGTATGCAATATCACAATCATATAGAAATGAAGAATATGAGGGTCACAGGGCACTCCCCTGGCATGTAGAGTGACACACCTCCCCCCTTAGTTTACTGCAAGACGGTTAGCCAGTGACTAACTCGGAGGCAGTTTGTTGTAGAGTTCCTTTGGCATCGGGCCATCAAGGTGATGAGGTGGTCTGCCTGAGTTTCCCCCGAACACAGGAAACCAGGTTGGTTATGGTTTCTCGGCTGTGGAGAGTTTCAGCCTGTTTACAGGTGTTAACTGAGAAGCAGCATTTTCATAAGGTTTCTTTATATTGCAGGGGTTTCCAATTACCATTTGCAGCATGTCCCAAGGCTCTTCCCCAAAATTGTGCATAATGTATCTTATCACAAGGTGTAACATCAGTATCAACATTCTTCTCCCAAGACTTAACATTAATACCAAAATATGGATCACAGCTGGGCGTTTACAAGTGTCTTTATGATACCGCGTCCTCTGTTCAGACAGTCTGGTTTGAGGTAGGTTTGTTCATCACCCATGGGGTCATTTGACTCCCTCccatgtaatcagtcactggCTTCTCTTCCCCTCCAGTCTTCCCTTCTGTGTGGGCTCTTAATTTAATCCTGTTTCTGGGATTTTGTACCTCAGGTTCTGGCAAGAAAGGGGTCCAGGTGGATCCTGCacattggctggccctttggggagcaGTCTCTCAACTCCAGCACTGTACATATGCAAAAAATCCAGCTCCCTTTTTGGGGTTACCCTGTGTTTCCACCTCCCAGAACtgagtcctgccctgccccctttcctaGAGGGCTGTGATCGGTGCTCTCTGGGCTACGTGTATTTTCCCTTCGATCAGATGTAACTTTTCCCAGCAGTTTTTCCACAGCTGATTTCTGAGTGTCATCAGCCTCCTGGAAGACACCCTCCCTCTATGTCATTCGGGTCATTTGCATTCTCACAAACCACCACCTGGCAATTTTCTGGTCTCAAGTCCTCTGCTATCATAGCACTTGGAGCTGCATCTTGGTTTAAAGAGACACTGTTACATTTGAAAACTTtatcagaaatagcatcctgaaaaacTGGGACCAGGATAGGGGCACCCTCCATCACCCctttctctccctggcaggcactACACCCCATCCCTTCGTGCAGTGGTGTTGTCTCCAACTGCATTGCAGGAGTTGGTCTCAACCACCCCAcacctggaagcatgtggctttctcctgctgctgaagaatctctgtccctgagaagtcagctgAGTGATGTTCCTCACAAGGAGGTCGGTTACACAATTCCCTAGGTGCACAGATGCTGACTCAGCCATTCGgtcctgggcctcctctcccgaGTGACCaatgaggagacattcctgtcctCCCACTATTCCTTCTcgagtttcctcctctgggcccccccTCTCAGGCACATCTCTGTGCTCCCTAGCAAGGGGTCTGTCCCTTCTTCAGCTGCAGAACTCTGCTAGCTAAGaactgggacagtttccttaaCCACTGACAACACCTCTCCTGCCCCCGATACTGAGGGtgtgttgccttctgctggaaaggagctagtctcagcccctcccatacttggaagcaccctgcttccctgtgttacagagtcacaggaatcctcacccacctcagtggtttctgagatcccctgccccttctctgggctctcctctgggacaTCTCTCCCTATGG harbors:
- the LOC101940242 gene encoding peptidoglycan-recognition protein SC2-like, whose product is MLLTWVMWFSALCAAALGCPTIITRSQWGGRAPTSRTQLSTPVPYVIIHHTAGTSCTSQASCSQVVRGIQNYHMDSNGWSDIGYNFLIGEDGRVYEGRGWSSVGAHAYGWNSNSLGFSFLGTFSSRAPNAAALNAAKSLIQCAVNRGSLSSSYTLKGHRNVSQTDCPGNALYNIITQWPRFKA